The window atatatatatatatatataattttagtcaTTTCAATTTTCATTATGGTACTACTACTAGtctattttaataacaaatatttaggtcaaaatttatttgtaatttctGATATATCATTTTCCTCTTATATGTACATCTAATTGAAAGCTCTATGCCTCTCTGCGTATGAAACAACAGAGCTATTGTAGTTCCTCATAATAATACTGTCTACCAGCATGTGCATATGCTTTCCATTATACTAGTTTACTAGCACGATTTCTACAATAATTAAGACTAGCAAACATATTATATACATCGAAGTAAACATCCTAGTTAGTTATTAAATTCAACCAAACAATTTATAtcctaaaaaaatatcatatttatgaAACCTTGTTATCAAACCTGTAAAATTAGTGAAAAAtcgttaaaacaaaaaaattataaataactcCTTAAAATTAAATTGTCATACTTGATTATCGATTTATTTACTTTACTTTGatcttataatattatttgataagttAATTTTCTATGTGTCTCACTCatgttaactctcacgatgatTAATTACAcggatacccttaatgaattaaaattattacagtttaatattttttattgattttttttatttagtttcctttataaaatttccaaataacatatatataaaaaggaaacatttaaaaagtttaaaagcaaatttaaaaacaaaaatatatgcctatatgatatgaatttcattaaaaaggaaagttcacaaaatagtaatattccattttaaaaataacataaaatatacttttgaaataataaatacttatttatatctatttttcataaatgaaaaaatatatttgtatatactgtgatttcacaaaagaaaatttcacatagacaatcttgatattagaaaaataagtattattttttttaaacataactttaaacaatacaatttcaaataatagaaataattttatttatctatctattttcttagatgattacataaaataattaagtaacataaacaaatttatgtttaacttattaaaatagtttataattagtattattgaaatgtttttattatattttcataaatttatttgactataatatctttcaattacagCAAAATATCGACaaattattttacttatataatataatttctaaaatgcaatcacaattttttactgtttatttttaagagaaattAGAAAATGAAGAATAGATTTTAACagtaaacatcttttgatcaaataattacaaatagTTTAGATTAAAACAACCCGATATGCTTGAACAagttagatatattatattttatcattactaaaattatatttttatattaaatttgcttttaaattttagatttttatgttTCTGGAACTTaacataaccataatcaaaTATGAAAGCAAATCTTAATTCAAACTTTTAacattgtttaaaataaattttagtttaccattcaataaattaaatctaaggcataaaattattttgaattttataaaatgtttttaattactGTAGATAtagatatgtgttcatgagtttctaaaaatatatcagttacttatgtatgtaacttCATATTGatcattaataaatatatgaaaatacatgcacATTAAACGATATTTccgtttgaatttgaaagaatatatgcaACTTAATATACTCATAACATGAGTAATTCGattaatccaacttatatctaatagcatatattaaactacaataagaatatataattttatggtaataattaattttataaatataaattataagatgattcaatatatattaacaaatgaaaataaaatattagccaaatgttacaatttagttattttgtaaaatttatatatgtggGCATGAGACTTCATAATATCatcgttatattaatttatttaatttggaatttgacactttagtttatcttttaCTTCATTATAAAcacaatataatttaatttataaataatcatcctaaaatatatttacataaaacaACCAACCAACGTAAAtgcaaatacaaaattaatcaaaattttaatatatttaaaataacaaaattataattgaaCTCAAAGAAATAAATGCAAACTAATATATCtaaatgataaataaatcaactgtaaaaacaaaaaaactgacaacctataacatatctaaaattgtATGtctaaataaagtaatataatattattaatataaattatgcatacaattataaatcaatataatattaaaattaaataacaattaattattatagtatatttactttataaatatttatacacaGTGCATGAACACGGAAAAATCATCTAGTTACTATTTTATCTTTGAATCTAACATTTTAAtgtaataactagattttgacccgtccgaTCGGAcgagtatttattttatgttttttaattttaaatgacttattaaatgatgtatttgtaatatttaaatataaatttaaattgaaaattaatctttgcagttataataaaaattaaaattaaattttttataaaatattctgatataaattttaaatttctaaattaaaataatatagaagtaGGTCATAAGtttttccaattcaaaaatattaacatccctcaaaaacaaagaaaataaaattataaatacataaacatataaccatatttggaactataatttccattaaaataaatttgttaaaaaaataatgttgcactgtttttgtttatttatataacttggtccgtgaccgtataaatatcttctttcactttaatttttttctctgtactaatggtatactatatatatttgtaaattaaaatgtattacataatttttaatataacattttaaaacacaaCTAAGTAATGccataatcatatttttttaaactaaaataaatagttaaatgatGTTTTTGCTTTTGTATCACTTTCCCCTTTGGGTATTTCTATCaatgaagttaaaaaaaaatgatgtttttgATTAGTGGAGAAATAAATGGTACGAATTAAATATACGATCGtcataaaaggaaaaaagggTTTTTAGCAAATCTTGTAAAACAAAACGAAATTAAatggaaagaaaagaaaacattaaatgGAATTAAAAATCGTTGCGGTGCGTCTTCTCCCTCCTCGCTCTTTGGCAGCAGTACAATAAACATTAAAACagctttctctctcctctctcccaTTACTCCGATctgactctctctctcactacTCAACCTCCCATTGGCCGAGCCTGTTTGATTATCGGAAACCCTAATTCCTCAAACTCGGAAGCATTAGCAAAGTCGAATCTCACAAACAGTTGCGGGGATGGTGAGAAGATGCTGCTAAAACAGTCAGTgattaaaaaaatgatgatgACGAAGAACGGACGAAACGACGTCgtagacgaagaagaagataacgACGATTGTTTCTACGAGTCACTGGATCGCGTCCTCTCTTCCTGCTCTTGCTCAACTTCCAACTCAGACTACGACTCCGACAACCCCAACCCCAACCCCAACATCCCCGATCCGATCCACGATCCGACTCCGTTTCCCCTCCCATCCGGCTTCGAGCTGTGGAAAACGGAGCCCGAGTCCGTCACCGAGAGACGAACCAGGCTCTTACGCGGTTTGGGACTCAGCGACGAGCCGGATCTCCCTCCCGCGACGAGCCACCGTAGAAAAGCCATCTGCAGCTCTCATCTCGCCAGATCAGACGTCTCGATCTCGAAGCGTAACGGCCGATTCGACAATGTCGATTCTGGTAAGCTTCGAGGATCTGTAGATAAGCTCCGTACGCGTAACAAAGAGACGATAGAGACTGTAGAGAAACAGAATGGGAGGAGAGATGTGGTTCTAGAGGAGCAAATGTGCACGATTAGGAATCTAGATACTGGGAAAGAGTTCGTGGTGAATGAAGTGAGAGAAGACGGGATGTTGGAGAAGTTGAAGGAGGTAGGCACCGATCGTCAGTTGACTCTGGAGGAGTTTGAGATGTGTGTTGGGACATCACCGATTGTTCTCGAGCTGATGAGGAGGCAGAATGTTGAAGATGATGTTAGTAAAGACTCTGTGGATTTGAGTGTAAGTGTGAGTGGGAGTAGAGTAACTAAGCATAGACGGAGAGGGAGTTGGCTAAAGAGTATAAAGAACGTTGCTAGTAGTGTGGCAGGAGGGTACAAAGAGAGACGAAGTACTGATGATAGAGATTCACTGtcagagagaggaggaggaggaggtcaGAGGTTTAGCTCTGCAACTGATGATAGCAGAGACATGTTGTTTCATGACCCTGAGAGAGTTAAGGTTAGGCAGTACGGGAAGTCGTGTAAAGAACTCACAGCGCTTTTCAAGAGCCAAGAGATTCAGGCTCATAAAGGGTCGATTTGGAGCATTAAGTTCAGTTTGGATGGGAGGTATCTCGCTACTGCTGGTGAGGATTGTGTTATTCAGATTTGGAAAGTTGTTGAATCGGAAAGAAAAGGGGAACTCTTGTCGATGGATAAACAGCAAGACGATGGGAGCGTAAATTTGTTCCTTTTGGCAAATGGATCTCCAGAGCCAGCTTCAATGTCTCCCATGAGAAGAGGGAGGACATCTTTCAGCAGAAAATCAGTGAGCTT is drawn from Raphanus sativus cultivar WK10039 unplaced genomic scaffold, ASM80110v3 Scaffold2033, whole genome shotgun sequence and contains these coding sequences:
- the LOC130505134 gene encoding uncharacterized protein LOC130505134, encoding MLLKQSVIKKMMMTKNGRNDVVDEEEDNDDCFYESLDRVLSSCSCSTSNSDYDSDNPNPNPNIPDPIHDPTPFPLPSGFELWKTEPESVTERRTRLLRGLGLSDEPDLPPATSHRRKAICSSHLARSDVSISKRNGRFDNVDSGKLRGSVDKLRTRNKETIETVEKQNGRRDVVLEEQMCTIRNLDTGKEFVVNEVREDGMLEKLKEVGTDRQLTLEEFEMCVGTSPIVLELMRRQNVEDDVSKDSVDLSVSVSGSRVTKHRRRGSWLKSIKNVASSVAGGYKERRSTDDRDSLSERGGGGGQRFSSATDDSRDMLFHDPERVKVRQYGKSCKELTALFKSQEIQAHKGSIWSIKFSLDGRYLATAGEDCVIQIWKVVESERKGELLSMDKQQDDGSVNLFLLANGSPEPASMSPMRRGRTSFSRKSVSLDNVLVPETVFGLSEKPVCSFVGHLDDVLDLSWSNSQHLLSSSMDKTVRLWDLSSKSCLKVFSHSDYVTCIQFNPVDDNYFISGSLDAKVRIWSIPDHQVVDWNDLHEMVTAACYTPDGQGALVGSYKGTCCLYNTHDNKLQQRKEINLKNRKKKSNHKKITGFQFVAGSSSEVLVTSADSRTRVVDGVDLVHKFKGFRNTNSQISASLTPNGKFLVSASEDSNVYVWNYDSDSRAGRSKRVTVTNSYEHFYCRDVSVAVPWPGKISNSNSPDESPMTANNPPTPVNDPINNKTVTNGIISSATNRYFFDRISATWPEEKLLLAAKNRARTSPRVSVDMSNGPVSRKPSASAWSMVIVTGGLRGEIRTFQNFGLPVRL